Below is a window of Leptidea sinapis chromosome 4, ilLepSina1.1, whole genome shotgun sequence DNA.
GGACACGAAATAGTTTTCGAATTCCGTTCGAACTGAATTTGCAGTTCGACCACCTCGTAGCGTTTCATCATCAGGTAGgctattgaaatgaaatgctTCAGATTCGGATGTGTTGCCATCCTTTAAGCCCTCtttttcccttataaagttgTGTAGAACGGTACATGCCTTAACTATCCATATAGCTGTTGTTTTGTTGACGTCTAGAGGCCGGTGGAATACTCTCCACTTATTAGCAAGAATACCAAATGCACATTCAACGTATCGTCTAGCTCTGGTCAAACGATAGTTATATATTCGCTTATTTACGTCTAAATGCGTCCCGCTAAATGGCCTCATTAAATTTTCGTGTAAACCGAAACCTTCATCGCCGATTATGACGTAGGGAACTCTCGTTTCTGAGCCTGTTATTAATGGGCAAGGTTCTGGTATTTGTAAACTGCCATCTAGCATCATTTTCCAAAATGTCGACTCCTTGAATATTGATGAATCGCATTCTTTTCCATACGACCCAATACTAACATATAGAAAACGATAGTCAGAGTCTACGATCGCTAATAATATGATGGAAAAAAAGTCTTTGTAATTTAGGTACATTGAGCCACTTTTTGCTGGTTTTCGAAGTCTGATGTGTTTACCGTCCACTGCTCCTAAACAGTGGGGAAAATTTGCTTTTGTGTCGAATCCATTTGATATATGCTCCCATTCACTCACTGTTGTAGGAAGTCGCATAAACTCGTCATTCAAGTTGTTCCATATGCATCGTGTAACTTCCTTAATAATGTTGCTTATAGTTGACACACCGACACGAAAGACGTAATGAAGTTCTTGAAATGTACACCCAGACGCTGcataccttaaaaaaataaattaatcaatcaatcaaattaaactgaactgaactaaattataaaattacctaattaaaataaattgatttaaacattAGTAATACTTTTTTGCTTCCCATTATTTACTGACCGATTAGTTCTTGCACTGTCAATTTGACTTATCCACTGACCAATATGGTAATTAATTACTGACAAGTCTATTCTACCTTCTTATTCGCCTTTCACTTACTAAGCTATTGACAAccatcttatattattatttacttgcttcaggaaaatatgttataaaaaaatggaattCGACTAGAGATGCCTGGATACGAACATTGAGTGAGAAAAAGAAATTGAAGAAATCTGGAGCTGCTGCCTCAAATACCAAGCCTTACAAATATCACaatcaaatgttatttttgaaaaaagttgTCACCCCAGGTGATACACACGAGAACGTCCCTGCTAATGACAACATCACGGAAACAGTAGAAAGTAATAAAGACAACGAAGATGAACCTGATCAGATTACGGAACAAAGTGGTAGTGACAGACAAAAGGAAAGACAAAATTTAGCCCCGCCGCAACGCAAGGCAATCAAAAGAAATGTGAATGAAGTAGACGCCAAAATGATTGAATACATGAATGAtcagttaaaaaaaagtaaaaatgagTTTGAAGATCCCAATTTATCGTTCTTCAAAGGTATTTTGCGGCAACTGGCTTCACTTAATGGCGATCAAATTTTAGAATTTCAGTCTGGAGTGATAAaccttttacaaaatattaaaagtagaaGATATGGTCAGTCAAACTACGAGTGGCCTCCATATTCACAAAGTTCTAGCACTCCTCACTACCACACCCAAGGTTATTTTAGTAGGCCACATCATCTTGACTCTACACCATCAGTAGAAGGTTCGCCATCAGTAGAATCTACATTCAGCCAGGAGTCAGACTTGCCAGATCTGTCTATGTTTTGAAATAAATCTTCATTTTTGTAAACCTTTttgtcattttaaattttaattgataataacaaaaattaaagttCTTACCTTAAAAATATCGCTAGTTTTACTTCAGGGCACAAGCTTTTCCTCCAGTttgtgtctttcttttttaaatccttTTCTAATCGTTTAAGAAGGTCATCAAAAGTAGACGTCGTCATTcggaaataagtaaaaaatttagATTCGTCTTCTTTCAGCTGACGCACAACAGCACCACGACAAAATCTTTGCCTTAATAGTGGATGTATCCAATAACGCCGGGGCTTCCTCCGCCGCAGACGACGATAGTACCAATACAACACGACAACGTCCATTCTCGTAGAAAGTAGGCGATACACTGAAGAACGAAAGTCCAGTAGCGTCGGATCTGTTAAAATCGGTCCTGTAAATGCTGTGTGAATATTACCTCCAGTAGCGTCGGATCTGTTAAAATCGGTCCTGTAAATGCTGTGTGAATATTACCTCCAGTAACGACGGATCAGTTAAAAAGGATCCTGTAAAACGGATGTTCTATGTGTACGCGCcctgatgccgtatacacgggccatgcaggtctctctcgggaaaacgtcgaccagtgccgggagaaacttgtgtcttctatcgagtcctctctcgagaaggtcgcggaatggggtaagttgaaccttgtccaatttaacccccagaagactcaagtttgcgcgtttaccactaaaaaaaccccatttgccgtatcaccgcttttcgagaacacttcccttaaagcctcgcctagtatcggaatactgggtctcgaaatctcgagcaattgccaattccgtggccatctggagggcgcAGCCAAACTGGCTGCAAAGAAACTGggcatcataaatagagcacggcaatacttcaagccggcccacattctagcgatctacaaagcgcaggtccggcctcacatggagtattgctgtcatctctggtctggcgcaccccagtatcagctcgatctatttgaccgcgtgcaacgcagagcagctcgaattgtcggggacccagtactctgtgaacggctggatcacttggcgttgcgtagagacgtcgcttcattgtgtgtcttctaccgcatttatcacggggagtgttccagtgaagagctgttcaacctgattcctgccgccgaatttcaccttcgcacgacacgccacaagttacgatatcatccctggaatcatctggatgtgtggcgctcctccacagtgcggttttcaaggagctttcttcctcgtaccacgaagctgtggaatgagcttccttgtgcggtgtttccgggacaatacgacatgggtaccttcaagaaaagcgcgtacaccttccttaaaggccggcaacgctcttgtgattcctctggtgttgcaggagagtgtgggcggcggtgatcacttaacaccaggtgacccgtacgctcgtttgtcctcctattccataaaaaaaaaatgaacgatggaaattattttataataaataattggaatacgttggatgagggtagcgcaggaccaatcatcgtggagatctttggggtatacctttgtccagcagtcatCCGGCTGATGATCATCATCAGTAATTTGACGAATGTTTATGAATTCATGTCATGGTAGACAATTATGACGTTATACATCCTCAACCACATTTTAGGAAAGGGAATGTCAACGACCCATCCCACGTGactgccacaagcagtgacatttaagtgagcatgacgaaccaaaTGTTTATCAACATACTATGCAATACTGactaaatacctctacttaaaattatttgcatatttttttaatactatatttttattaagagtaataaaaaactaaaatcgtTTAAGAGCAATTCATAGTTGATACCCAAGCTTTCTTATCAGTCAAATAATCCTTTATACTGTAATACTTTTActctataagtttatgttttatATAGGCGTTGGACGACTCATATCTGTATCTACGTCCACAAATCCAGCTCATTGATATTCGATGCTCACATCACCAGTAATTTACTTGAGACACATACATCCTGGGTGATTAATGATGCCTGGACACTTGTCAAACATGGAGGTTGCTTCATTGATTTCTCTAGAGAATTAGTTTAGTCGACAAGCTCAAAAACGTGTTAGTTCTTGTTAAAGTCCTAAAAATGTGAGCCACGGCACATTCTATTCGGAATGATGTCTAGAAAGTATGTATTAGCACAACCATTATTTGCAATTGTAGTCTTTTGTAGGGAGATGaataatgcttttacaacaaaatatgggtTTTCATGGTATTTAGATATTATGTAACTTTTattgtatgtttatgttttgaacaataaatggaagtcaaaatgactttcttaatgatgctacagattgggaatggagggaccgccctcaggttatttaaattataaattttattatatcgaaagtttattaaaaaaaagaagcccgctgaaaTTCTAGTCTTTTAAGTAATTTCATaaccaattttgaataaaaatatttcaaataaataaataaattttaattttaattaacaaatttaaataaagagaGAGGTAGTATTTAGTTTTTCGTTAATtactcaaaaattattaatattttaggaaTTTTGAGCAAAGATCCTTCAAGGATAGGAAATTTCCAAAAAAAGTTCCGACTCCCGGAATTACCGGAAGTACCGAAAGAATTTTGTAAAGTGGGAGTCATATTCTgatatatacacattgaactgtGGTGTTAGGCAGGGCGGACTGACTTCTCCGATCCTATTCAATCTGTATGTCGATGCACTGATCGAGAAACTGAGTACAGCCCATGTCGGATGACATATTCTTGGATTGAAAGTCAATAACATAAGTTACGGGGATGACATGGTGCTCTTTAGTCCCAAGGGTCAAGGCTGGTAAAAATCTGTCAAATATGTACTGGTGAAGACTTACTTAAGGGTTACTTTACAACGAAAAGAAAAGTAATATCTTGGTTTATCGCTGGGAAAAAGGGTACGGATAAAATCCCGCCTATTTGAACTGAACGAAACTAGCTATAGaagaaaagtttattatttaggtTATTTATATAAGTACCGTGCCAGTACTCTAAGCGACGACGTTGCCATAGAGAGAGAAAGGCGAATTTTTAGCTGTAagctcttataaataaataaatctaatctaTATAATAATGCATTTAGGAGGTTTTGTAGCACTTCTGGAATGTAGCTGAGGGATGTGTGGAcggtttccatgccataatgcgcaaaaaagcggtctccatgttgcagcgtcttcgtgtaagcagtaacagcatTCTAAAtatgattgctgccagagctgactgttccttccagaactactggatacagttagctctaggtttataaatatatttcactaataatactaacgtagttcataataaataggtattgttactaaaacatttactaatatatatggagatgtctctgaattaaataaattatgtaaaatagaTTTAAGCAGTgcagtaaaatttttaaaaagctTCTGTTTACCTCATATTGTCAATCTTTTTATTCAAGCAATCTGTGGGTTAATTATAAGCGTATTTAGAACATCCTAAAAATGGACCTGCTCCGTTATTGTAGCACTTTCTTATGCagtaattagaaaaaatactttttctatTAGAGACCGCATTagtaaaagttacaatagctaGGTAActctgaaaatgtttagaaaatgaaaaaacggcttaatgtagaaagttgcaaatacttttattgtttttcgaagcaatctccgttcctctctacacatagtcgtattcgatggaaccactgagaaaaaaCAGTAGACCCATTCTTCCTCAGGGGtttcttctatggcatttttgtACGcgttcaccgcatcttcagggctcgtaaagcgaatagctcaaattttatctttagttattAGGAAAAAAttaaagtcgcagggcgccaggtctgGAATGTATGggggatgactcattatctcgacacttcccatagtcaaatattcaacagtccgttttgcggagtgtgctgaagcattgtcgtggtgaaggaggatcctgcttcgatggcgttgctgtcgaatttttctaagacaacaggcaaacagcgattgacataccagtcttcagtaactgtccttccatcttctagcacaactgtcgcgaaatgacctgtccgaccaaagaatgaggcaatcatcttttttcctagACTTCTTCCTTTcgttaccttagttggccgatcctcgaaaggaaacacccactgagctgattgtcttttggtttcgggttcgtggcaatatatccagctttcatcacctgtgacgatgtcaaatacagcatctGAGTCACCACCGTTGAACGTATcgaacatttggcgacaccagtccatgcgaaggtgtttttggtcgtcggttaaagtatctagtacaaagcttcctgacgcctgaatgttcgtgtaatattttttgaactgtACTCaaaccaatgcctaggcttgcccgtgtCTGCAGATAGGTCTCTTATcctcctctatcatgcgtcgcacagcactgatgttatcttcagtagtcgctgttcgtggcacgagatggggcttcattaagaaatgctaatcgcagcctaccatagctttgttgttgagtaagcccacaacgaaagtcataataaatcattgaccgaaaattttctcgcgttaggttcattttcacatGTAACacgagttttagatttgccgccaattcacaaaaacaaatgacatatgaatgcaatatactacaggttaccaaagagttctaaaattgaaattcaaaaacttttcatgagcaatgtttctaactggccagttctaatcattttcagtgttacccacagTATAGTGAATagttttgataatataataaatagacaTTTTATTCCAAAGGAAAGgttttcaaataaatgtatttaatgtatTACTAACACTAGAATAAGattttactaacattatatTGGCCacatgtagcctgaaataaatgatattattatttataattttaattcaacgcCGAAAAAAGGTCTCCTCGAGGACATTACGCTGTGGGCGCCCTGCACCTAAAAGACGGTTTATGGTGTACCGCATATTAATTGATAGTAAATGTCAAAATTccttaatatacttattttaaaatattcgtcCAATAAATTGGCTAAGTTCAGCTTTCTTGCTCTGTAGATAAAGTTTAACAAACCCAAATTTTTTCATTGAGATAGTTAACTTCTTTTATATAGTATGAagtgaattttattttcagtatttcatattataaaatgatcattactatttatttaaatctgaaCTACGTAATTTCCATAATTCCATGTAATTCAAGTACAACAACCGACATCACCAATACTTGTATTATACGGATATCTTAAAAAGTCGAACAATAGTTGTGATAACGTACGGATGGTTGATCTAACTTTTGTTCGGCTTATAGTCTTTCCTAATTCGTCATAATGGTGGACTTAAGTGCGAGCTAGGCTTAAGCCAAACTCGCATTCAAAGTGACGTTTCTAAATACGGACTTAGCTCGCTAGGTacgtctgagcaaagtctaaagTACGCTGTTGTAGTTCACAATTAAAATATGTGAAATCAAATCATTAATTTATCTGATAATATGTGGTTAGAGCTAAGGCAATGACACAGTAGATTAATGAATaaattgtgtttatttaaagcacccaataaaaaaaatacccggAGATTTTCTACCGTTTTCTCTTCTCTCATCACGGTAGATATTGGATTACGAAGAATCGTTAGTGCTTTAACTGACAAAAACTATTCGAAGTGAAActattttgaggaaataaatgcccttctctttgattaacgcaattagtgttacacatttaaattaaatactttttaaagcattaaagCTCGTGTAGTTGTAGGTATTTGcgtaaaacttacatttttattattattttatttaacgacGACTTTTCGTGAATgtacttaaaaatttaataataataagtttagttgTAATACAAGGAATAAGGAATTGATTTATAagcgatgcggaactcgaacccgcgaccttctCGGGTTAAGTTCGAGTGCTTTTACCACTGAGCCAACAGTTGGTTAAACACAATCATAATAAATTGCCTTTAGGCATTtgtaggctttataagatacataaatacTAAGACTACTATAAGATACATATACACTGTTGAGGcgttatctgtaaataaatttaaatgttttattaacaaataacacagtcgtaaatcctacttctccatagctgaatatctaagtgatcggactgcctgcactagattatgattattctaTAGCAACAACAACATCTCTGTTCAGGATTTATTCGaagaaaacaaatcttatatattatacatttacaatactatgattacattaaattaaaactatcattatatcatcatcataagaTATTACAGGGAAGTgtgccaagaatactggcagctttTAAACTttagatagctaggctgatccgttgaccgaaacagctgccagcacttgggtagCCAGTTGCAATAACTAATcgtataattattacaaagagcgcaaaaaaagaatgccgtgagagtttcttgcgctgtttCTGAGAGCAGAGCGCCGTTTGTCTCCGAAAGGGtggtagtgttttttttttatggaataggaggacaaatgagcgtacgggtcacctgttgttaagttgatcaccgccgcccacaatctcttgcaacaccagaggaatcacaggagcgttgccggccgttaaggaaggtgtacgcgctttttttgcaggtacccatgtcgtatcgtcccggaaacaccgcacaaggaagttcattccacagctttgtgctactggaagaaagctccgtgaaaaccgcactgtggaggagcgccacacatccagatggtggagatgatatcctaacttgtggcgtgtcgtgcgaaggtggaattcagcggcaggaatcactagaatagaatgtgggccggcttgaagtattaccgtgctctattaatgacgcccagtttctttgaagccaatttggctttgccttccagatggccacgaaattggcaatcgctcgagatttcgagacccagtattccgaaactaggcgaggctttaagggaagtgtggtcgaagagcggtgatacgacaaatggggtttttttagtggtaaacgcgcaaacttgagtcttctgggtgtttgaactgacatcaaaaacaattctaaaggaatcaattttgagaaaataaatggcttttataCCTTTcttataccttttaataaaacaatggaCCGCTCGAAGGACTGCTCGCAAGAGGATTAATAGTAAGGGCCTCTGTGTCACATGATTTACGCGATATAATTCCCAGTCCCATTTACGTGGATTTTCCATTAGGGGATCGGGAAAACATATGACGTACGACTTCGGATTCAaaattgaagtgaaaatttacgATTGTTTGCGTTagataataaacttattttgcgttatataatagttatttatgcaactgttgtgtaataaggggtattaaaacacgaatatggatttatcacacggggcgaagccgagtgtgataatagtatcacatgagtgttttaatacctaattatcaacagttgcatacaagactttatctacacccagaatatgaatcctctaaaagattctggaacagttagcttactgctaacataaaaacaccagtcctagtagtaacctaatatcattcattactgattatatacaaataaactaagtattaatgaaacaattatttattttagtagtaatttacattttgtttagtgcaataattaaaattcactcgcatataatgttcttttgtagcgtttaaaatgaatcgctcattttttgtaaacaaaacaattaaaatatcgaAGGAatatggcggggattcgaataacctacttttttttacgacgtgcgacgttctgggagtgtggagcgcgcgtaaacgaaaatgttctttttttgaaattcaaacagataccacgcatcgagcaataagaatgtggctgtatgtcgaaactctttgcgcatgaaggaataaaaaaaaacataggagtgttgttatgaaattcagtacaacattacaacactcttttggatgatgtaatggttattagaacattgggtgttttaatgttggcaataagctaactgtttgagaatctttaatagaggatttaaagcatgggtgtagataatagttatttatgcaactgttgtgtaataaggggtataaAAACACGAACgtggtgataatagtatcacatgagtgttttaatacctaatcatATAGTTGCATACAagtactttatctacacccataatatgaatcctctataaaatattctgaaacagttagcttactgctaacattccaaaagccagtcctagtaaccataacatcatccaaaggagtgttattatgaaaacggatggtataatgttgtactgtatttcattacaacactcgtttggatgatgtagtggttattagaacattgggtattttaatgttggcaataagctaactgtttagaatatttaatagaggatttaaagcatgggtgaagATACAGCTAATGAAAATTATAGTACGGTCAAAGTGTTTttcagacttttttttttataaataaacgtaataattaaaaacaatattatctttcattttacttcaatatacctacgttataaaataacattcacaagtaaggccacaatttattttttaaccaaaatcgtaaaaaatcaaGGTGGGCGGTTAATTGTGCCGCTGAGTGTATTTAGAAAATcatttgattgacaagtcgtaaagaGTCAGCCACTTTTGCCATTTTCAATATGAAACCAGTAGGTAACACACAATATTGCCAAATCAAAATGGGTCACTCATTATCGAGCTGTCAAGTCGTACGCTAGGCTATATTAAaaggttaataatttaaaacactcTTCactactttaatataaatataaatctgtttatttatttattcatatatcgGAAACAaactatattacaataatacatactAACATGACTTAAAATTCAtactttcaccagtgaagtttccaaaaattatctgagcttttagttaaaaggtatCGATAAAAACCACAAATAAAAAGGTCTATCACAACCATTTTATCTACAGTATTTTACGTATACATGTTTACAacattgtttttatatgaaactagctgacccggcaaacgttgttttggccatataaagtataattcacgcgataaatttataagtaataaaatattgcctatattatagcctgtacatcattttgttctattgtcaatagtttttgccgcgcacgcaaaaataggttttcgattgtacaccttgtgttacaaaatagcaattttattacggatccctaattttgaaaagaaaaaaacatagcctatagccttcctcgataaatggactacccaacactgaaagaatcattcaaatcggaccagtagtaccagcgATTAGcgtgttcaaacaaacaaacaaacaaacaaacaaacaaacaaacaaacactgcagctttatatattagtatagatatggcAGACAtgtaagtaaatttattgaagtaggcgtaactttgcggaatatttttaaagtttaatattttttgcggataattatggatatccaaatgttttgagttttctttagtgttaattccgccaatatttgtctttaaacaattcgacacgtgtttcgcctctatacgaggaatcctcaggacatgttgactagccaaaaaaatattggcggaactaacactaaagcaaactcaaaacatttggatagacATGTAGGTGttttaatgagttttttttcttttttaaatttgattgtttTCTGGCATTCCGACCGTTACCCAGGTAGATGCTGAAATTCAGCGCTGTAGGCAGTACTggttgtatcattaagaaatcatcatttatgttattgaaatCTATACCACGTTAATAAGGGTCTTTTAAACCAGGGCTGATGCCTTCGAGGATTGTGAAAAGcggaaaaaataatagtaggatgaaacccattggaaaaggaagagaatataacacaaattaaaagaaaaataatttacgggCAATCTGGGGTCAGGAAGGgggtttaagggtaaaaaagggttgtttgttttttatttttatataaaaaattacacgAAAAGTATGATATATAAGTGATGCCCATATAATAGAGTGAATGAATAGTGAAGGGATGAAGAGCTGAATCTGCGATTTCAGTTAAACTATCCCAGACGAGGCAGCGGCTGAAAATTTTATCAAGTCTCGCTGAAGAAGTTGATTGTTCACGTATTCACTAAGTCCACACAGCCGTATCATGCTTATGTCGGTTTTTTAAGATACGTATCTCAAATCATCCTGGAAAGACTGCGCAAGGCAGCTAATTCTACATTTTGGTTGTTCTTGGCTGAAATCCCATTGAACACGATAATCCTAATAAAGTTTGTGTgactttgtaataaaaatttaacttactGCCGACTTTCCATTGCGCAAACTTTACGTAAGCAAGTTCGTACTTTTCCTTTGACTTTTGTGGAATACATTTTCAGTATTTGAATTATCTAATTTCGCTTTGTTTGAACACACTGAATTGGAACATTCACTACTAGAactgttaattattatagttttaatcaaATACCATTAAAAACACTCATTCCAAGTTTATTTACAGCCAAATTTGCAATCAAATCATCATGCATCTTActattttaaaactttcttGTGGCTACAACTGGCGCTGTGGCTGGCGCTCGACAAGCTCGAATTGGCCCAAAAAATTttgtcatacaaaaaaaaaacacttttgcgttattttttatgaaactatggTCTGGATTAGCAAAGGTTCAAAGAAGGTAGATTGATTTTGGATGATTTTGCTCTTATTTTGTCTAGCTTGCTCTTTTCTCTGGAATTTGAAAAGGGATTTAAACGTGGCTTATTAC
It encodes the following:
- the LOC126979766 gene encoding uncharacterized protein LOC126979766, yielding MDVVVLYWYYRRLRRRKPRRYWIHPLLRQRFCRGAVVRQLKEDESKFFTYFRMTTSTFDDLLKRLEKDLKKKDTNWRKSLCPEVKLAIFLRYAASGCTFQELHYVFRVGVSTISNIIKEVTRCIWNNLNDEFMRLPTTVSEWEHISNGFDTKANFPHCLGAVDGKHIRLRKPAKSGSMYLNYKDFFSIILLAIVDSDYRFLYVSIGSYGKECDSSIFKESTFWKMMLDGSLQIPEPCPLITGSETRVPYVIIGDEGFGLHENLMRPFSGTHLDVNKRIYNYRLTRARRYVECAFGILANKWRVFHRPLDVNKTTAIWIVKACTVLHNFIREKEGLKDGNTSESEAFHFNSLPDDETLRGGRTANSVRTEFENYFVSESGSVSWQNEAI
- the LOC126979770 gene encoding uncharacterized protein LOC126979770 yields the protein MSQFTQYSGSSNTILIRFIGLKPHEALHGGARGAMCYTQPPFAGFIPRVVHVSSAIIIMASKAFEKYVEQEVLINCVESRPVLWDKTLEIYKDKIAKTAAWREICGYLKEDFEAMEQKERQEFGKYVIKKWNSTRDAWIRTLSEKKKLKKSGAAASNTKPYKYHNQMLFLKKVVTPGDTHENVPANDNITETVESNKDNEDEPDQITEQSGSDRQKERQNLAPPQRKAIKRNVNEVDAKMIEYMNDQLKKSKNEFEDPNLSFFKGILRQLASLNGDQILEFQSGVINLLQNIKSRRYGQSNYEWPPYSQSSSTPHYHTQGYFSRPHHLDSTPSVEGSPSVESTFSQESDLPDLSMF